The following coding sequences lie in one Brassica napus cultivar Da-Ae unplaced genomic scaffold, Da-Ae ScsIHWf_2886;HRSCAF=3670, whole genome shotgun sequence genomic window:
- the LOC125602526 gene encoding uncharacterized protein LOC125602526 — MHIEKNFFDNLMNTILDVQGKTKDNLKSRLDLVDICARPELHVDEHGKGPIPIYRLDATAKEEFFDWITHSVKFPDGYASSLRNCVDKSEGKFTGLKSHDCHVMMQRLLPFAFSALLPRNVHEAIAGISAFFRDLCSRSLTSDGIRNLEVKIPVILCNLEKIFPPSFFDVMEHLAIHLAREAALGGPVQYRWMYLYERFMFHLKKKVKNLSKVEGSIVAQCINEETSNFAEYYFPSEVRTKSRRPARHDDRGERATYYVYVPNMFTQIGRHSGKSTDRILTVAEHAHLHTYLLTNCEDILEYESIYLAEMRLKYPDATEEQLEQLKQNNFATWLSDYVSHCLAIGTHLKIGYYPGMIGMRCIVFNCEWYDNVVGRGVSTDAFGVTSVHSRRRLDFYDPFILASQADQVCYIRYPRIRQRNDPWIVVMSINPRSRVQGVFDPLQQQLTEEDGEIGEFDEDNSDSSCSSSDNSSDGE, encoded by the exons atgcatattgagaagaactttttcgaCAATTTGATGAACACCATCCTTGATGTCCAAGGCAAGACGAAGGATAacttgaagtcaagactggatttggtTGATATTTGTGCTCGTCccgaacttcatgttgatgagcaCGGTAAAGGTCCTATTCCCATATATCGACTGGATGCAACTGCAAAAGAAGAGTTTTTTGATTGGATAACACACAGTGTtaaatttccagacggttatgcATCAAGTTTGCGTAATTGTGTTGACAAAAGTGAAGggaagtttactggcttgaagagccatgattgtcatgtaatgatgcagcgcctccttccttTTGCGTTTTCCGCACTATTGCCACGAAATGTCCACGAAGCAATCGCAg GGATAAGTGCTTTCTTCCGTGATTTATGCTCGAGATCACTCACATCAGATGGTATCCGCAATTTGGAAGTTAAAATACCGGTGATCCTATGCAACctcgagaagatatttcctccatcattttttgatgttatggagcatcttgctattcatcttgCGAGAGAAGCGGCACTCGGTGGTCCCGTGCAGTACAGGTGGATGTATTTGTACGAACGGTTTATGTttcatctgaagaagaaggtCAAGAATTTAAGCAAGGTGGAGGGATCAATAGTGGCTCAGTGCATCAATGAGGAAACCTCAAACTTTGCTGAATACTACTTTCCATCAGAAGTTCGAACAAAAAGTCGAAGACCTGcacggcatgatgatagaggtgAAAGGGCAACTTATTATGTTTATGTGCCAAACATGTTTACACAAATTGGACGACATAGTGGAAAGTCAACGGACCGGATACTTACCGTAGCTGAGCATGCTCATTTGCACACATATTTGCTTACAAACTGCGAAGACATTCTTGAATATGAGAG TATTTACTTGGCAGAGATGCGCTTAAAGTACCCGGATGCGACAGAAGAACAACTCGAACAACTCAAGCAAAACAACTTTGCAACATGGCTTTCTGATTAT gtAAGCCATTGTTTAGCTATTGGCACCCACCTAAAGATTGGTTAC TACCCGGGAATGATTGGCATGAGATGTATTGTCTTCAACTGTGAGTGGTACGACAACGTTGTTGGTCGCGGAGTAAGCACTGACGCATTCGGTGTTACATCTGTACATTCGCGACGACGACTGGATTTTTACGATCCATTCATTCTTGCTTCACAAGCTGACCAG gtTTGCTATATTCGTTATCCGCGGATTAGGCAAAGGAACGATCCTTGGATCGTTGTCATGTCAATAAATCCCAGAAGCCGAGTACAAGGAGTATTTGATCCACTACAACAACAATTAACCGAAGAGGACGGCGAGATTGGAGAGTTTGACGAAGACAATTCAGAttcatcatgttcatcatcagatAATTCCTCAGATGGAGAGTAG
- the LOC125602527 gene encoding uncharacterized protein LOC125602527, giving the protein MTVAELVRQPGRESLQRLDPNYLIVPNTTWFDLSGNGITNSLLRMEYTMLKRGYPTFYDMPAEDQELWFRQFAQEFTWESGITEQVKIVFRRKAASHYTKRINERLAGFVCHWTKDETKSLSTINSQNRCSSRGGKGMFVHNLGATSLQTRALQLMKENGGVPVDDFTLMKNAYTNKKTGVIQDGLIQDVIQVVENRKEDLLATQASMCEEGDSASSNSLTVEQLNNLVLEAVPRKKGRYVGLARSTGGASSSSSAHYPLVHELMEQIKTKDTEIEFLKNDNAEIRVELQQNRTTMEQNNVLTQTLLQKFRSRFGEDF; this is encoded by the exons ATGACTGTTGCGGAGTTAGTTAGGCAACCTGGCCGAGAATCGCTTCAGCGCCTTGATCCAAATTATCTTATTGTCCCAAACACCACTTG GTTTGATTTGTCTGGCAATGGTATCACCAACAGCCTTCTTAGGATGGAGTACACGATGCTAAAGCGTGGTTATCCAACTTTCTATGACATGCCTGCAGAAGATCAAGAACTTTGGTTTCGGCAATTTGCG CAAGAGTTCACTTGGGAATCAGGGATTACCGAACAAGTGAAAATTGTTTTCCGCCGCAAAGCAGCTTCGCACTACACCAAGCGGATCAATGA ACGTTTGGCGGGATTTGTGTGTCATTGGACGAAAGATGAGACAAAGTCTTTGTCGACAATCAACTCGCAAAATCGGTGTAGCAGCCGTGGCGGGAAAGGGATGTTTGTCCACAACTTAGGGGCAACAAGTTTACAGACCCGAGCACTTCAGCTA atGAAGGAAAACGGTGGAGTTCCCGTAGATGATTTTACCCTGATGAAGAATGcctataccaacaagaagactggCGTGATTCAGGATGGACTTATTCAGGACGTAATCCAGGTCGTGGAAAATCGAAAAGAGGATCTCCTCGCGACTCAAGCTTCTATGTGTGAAGAAGGCGATTCTGCATCTTCCAACTCCTTAACCGTAGAGCAACTCAACAACCTTGTTCTCGAG GCTGTTCCAAGGAAAAAGGGCCGTTATGTTGGATTGGCTCGTTCGACCGGaggggcttcttcttcttcttcagctcacTATCCACTGGTTCATGAGCTTATGGAGCAGATTAAGACCAAAGATACGGAGATTGAGTTCCTCAAGAATGACAATGCTGAAATCCGGGTTGAGCTGCAGCAAAACCGAACGACTATGGAGCAAAACAATGTTCTCACCCAGACCTTGTTGCAGAAGTTTAGGAGCCGATTCGGTGAAGacttttag